In the genome of Massilibacterium senegalense, the window GTTCGATAAACCTTCTCCTCGTCCACTATTACTTATTCCGTCCGTGTAATAGTTCTGGCGCTCCGACATCACAACTTGTGATATCGTGTAAAAAATATTACGTTACTTTTTTTGGAACGTCAATAAAAAATTTTCATTGAAAACGCTTTTAAAATAACATTTTATATAATTGTAAAAAAACAAACAGCATCTTGAAAAATAGGGCACTGTACCCATTAGCATTATCTTTTACTCTTTCCATTTTAGGCATAAAAAAACCGAACCTTTCTAAAAAGAAAAGTTCGGTCTTGGATTTGCTATTTATGAAGGAGCGCCCTCCGCTTTTTATTCTAATCTAGCTCCGGGCGCTAGGGGCTAGAGTCATAAGCTGGATGGCTCCATGAGGAAAGAACGCCTCATTCTGCCATCTAGCTTATGCTTGTCGCCCCTGACCGAGCGCCCTCCGCTTTTTATTCTTCCACGACTGCTTTTGTTAGGTTGCGTGGAGAATCGACGTCGCGTCCTAGTTGGAGTGCTGTGTAATAGGCGATGATTTGAAATGGTACAATCGATACGAGTGGTGATAATGATTCGTACACTGCTGGGATGACGATTTGATCGCCTTCTTCTTGTGTTTCAGTTGTACTAATCACGCATGTTTTTGCACCTAATGATGCAATTTCTTTCATATTGTGATGAATCACTTTGCTTACGTTCTTTTGTGTGCTGACAGCAAAGATTGGCATACCTTCATCAATTAATGCCATGGTGCCGTGTTTAAATTCTCCTGCTCCGTATCCTTGAGCGTAAATATATGAAACTTCTTTCAATTTTAATGATGCTTCTAACGCTGTATAATAATCCATTGTACGACCTAAGAAGAAACAGTTTTTCGCTTCTGAGAAATAATCACGCGCAACCATTTTATATGGTTCTTTATCTGCAGTAATTGCTTCTACGACGTCTGCGATGTTTGCTAGTTCTTCTGCTACGTTAATTGGTAACGGAAGTCCTTTTTGATTTGCAAGGTCTGCTGCAATCATAGTAAGGACAACAAGTTGTGCCATGTATGCTTTTGTCGATGCGATTGCAACTTCTGGACCAGCATGTAGTAACAATGCATGCGATGCTTCCCGAACAAGTGTAGAATCAGGAACGTTTGCAAGTGTTAAAGTCTTGTAGCCTAATTCTTTCACTTTATTGAATACTAGTAAACTATCTGTTGTTTCTCCGCTTTGAGAAATAAAGATAAAGAGTGGATTTTTTGATAATAACGGCATGTTATACGCAAATTCACTCGCAATGTGCACTTCTACCGGTACTTGTGCCCATTTTTCAATTAAATCTTTTCCGACTAATCCAGCATGATAGCTTGTGCCACATGCGATAATATATAAAGTATCTGCCGCTAACAAACTTTGACGAACATCAGCTGCTAACTGAACTTGGTTCGCATTTGTATACTCGTTAAGAAGATGACGAATGACGGCCGGTTGTTCGTCGATTTCTTTTAACATAAAATGCTCATAATTTCCTTTATTCATTTGTTCTGCCATGATGACAAAACTCCCTTCAACATAAACTTTCATCATCATGATGTTGGTTGTGCAAAAAGTCACCTTTTTGTTTTCAACATCACTTACGGTTGTGATGAAGCAACCAGAAGGCATCCGCCGAAAAACTCGATCACGTCTATCTTCCGCTACTTCTTTCTATTGAAATAGTTCGATACACGTATCCCACTTTTGTTCGTACAAAAAGGAATCAACCTTCTCCTCGTCAACTATGTGCTAATCCGTCCCAACATAGTCCTGGCGCTTTTTGGCTCTTCAGAAGAAAAGCCTGAAAAAATCATACTTGAATTTACATCATTAGTCAATACGAACACAAATTTGTAAACGTTTCCTCGTAAAAACAAAAATAGATGCACGTGTTTTTGTCCACTTGTGCATCTATTTTTTCGTTATCTTATGCTTTTGCTCCTAGTTCTTCTTCTACCACCGCCACGATTTCATCGACATATGCTTCACATAAACTTTCTGTTTCTGCTTCTGCCATGACACGAACGAGTGGTTCTGTTCCAGATGGACGAACTAAAACACGACCGTTGCCAGCCATTTTGTGTTCGACTTCTTCGATTTTTTGTTGTACACGTTCATTTTCAAACACAGCTTTTTTATCTGTCACACGTACATTTTTTAAGACCTGTGGATATTTTGTCATTTCACTCGCAAGTTCTTGTAATGATTTTCCTGTTTTCTTCATAATATTTACGAGTTGAATAGCACTTAACATGCCATCACCTGTTGTTACATGTTCTAGGAAAATAATATGTCCTGATTGTTCCCCGCCAAGTACGTAGCCACCTTCACGCATTCCTTCCATTACGTAACGATCTCCTACTTGTGTTTGAATGGATTGAATACCGGAAGCTTCTAATGCTTTGTAAAAGCCTAAGTTACTCATGATTGTAGAAACAACTGTATCATTTTTTAATAAATCATGTTCATGTAAATATTTCGCACAAATAAACATAATTTGGTCACCATCGACCGTCGTTCCTTCATGGTCGATCGCAATGAGTCGATCGCCGTCTCCATCAAAAGCAAGGCCAATATCTGCTCCTGTTTCTTTTACAAATGCACTCAAGGCTTCTGGATGTGTCGAACCAACACCTTCATTAATATTTAATCCATCCGGAGATGCCCCCATTGTGGAAATATCCGCTTCTAAATCTGCAAATAAATAAGAAGCTAATGAA includes:
- the glmM gene encoding phosphoglucosamine mutase — its product is MGKYFGTDGVRGVANTELTAELAYKLGRCGGYILTKDIQTEGKPKVVLGRDTRISGEMLEGALVAGLLSIGCEVMRLGVISTPGVAYLTKALGAQAGVMISASHNPVQDNGIKFFGPDGFKLTDEQELEMEKLLEAETDLLPRPIGGNLGNVIDYFEGGQKYISHLKQTIDEDFSGIHVALDCAHGATSSLASYLFADLEADISTMGASPDGLNINEGVGSTHPEALSAFVKETGADIGLAFDGDGDRLIAIDHEGTTVDGDQIMFICAKYLHEHDLLKNDTVVSTIMSNLGFYKALEASGIQSIQTQVGDRYVMEGMREGGYVLGGEQSGHIIFLEHVTTGDGMLSAIQLVNIMKKTGKSLQELASEMTKYPQVLKNVRVTDKKAVFENERVQQKIEEVEHKMAGNGRVLVRPSGTEPLVRVMAEAETESLCEAYVDEIVAVVEEELGAKA
- a CDS encoding isomerizing glutamine--fructose-6-phosphate transaminase, giving the protein MAEQMNKGNYEHFMLKEIDEQPAVIRHLLNEYTNANQVQLAADVRQSLLAADTLYIIACGTSYHAGLVGKDLIEKWAQVPVEVHIASEFAYNMPLLSKNPLFIFISQSGETTDSLLVFNKVKELGYKTLTLANVPDSTLVREASHALLLHAGPEVAIASTKAYMAQLVVLTMIAADLANQKGLPLPINVAEELANIADVVEAITADKEPYKMVARDYFSEAKNCFFLGRTMDYYTALEASLKLKEVSYIYAQGYGAGEFKHGTMALIDEGMPIFAVSTQKNVSKVIHHNMKEIASLGAKTCVISTTETQEEGDQIVIPAVYESLSPLVSIVPFQIIAYYTALQLGRDVDSPRNLTKAVVEE